Proteins found in one Quercus robur chromosome 2, dhQueRobu3.1, whole genome shotgun sequence genomic segment:
- the LOC126713209 gene encoding homeobox-leucine zipper protein ATHB-7-like, with protein MASKRKNKNMQRFRDEQIKLLEIMFEEESRPESRIKQKLANELGLHPRQVATWFQNRRARLKTKQIEREYSLLKASYDTLASNFESLKTENQLLLLQLQTLKNMLDKQHGKNGKSSDSNSVKGDSTSESKEKPSILSESVNHNMNTFIGDANCEDAECTEEETGMLNIAEPIDGSLTLSEDWCSFLDQSSGNSQWWEL; from the exons ATGGCAAGTAAGAGGAAGAACAAGAACATGCAAAGATTCAGGGATGAACAAATCAAGTTGCTGGAAATTATGTTCGAGGAAGAGTCAAGGCCAGAGTCTCGGATAAAACAGAAGCTAGCTAATGAGCTTGGACTACATCCTCGCCAAGTTGCTACTTGGTTCCAAAATAGAAGGGCCAGATTGAAGACTAAGCAGATTGAACGAGAGTACAGCTTATTAAAAGCTAGTTATGACACTCTAGCTTCCAACTTTGAGTCACTTAAAACAGAGAATCAGTTATTACTCCTTCAG TTGCAGACTCTGAAAAATATGCTGGATAAGCAACACGGAAAAAATGGAAAGAGTAGTGACAGCAACTCAGTGAAAGGAGATTCTACCTCTGAATCAAAAGAGAAGCCCAGCATTCTATCAGAAAGTGTCAACCATAACATGAACACGTTTATAGGTGATGCTAATTGTGAAGATGCTGAGTGTACTGAGGAAGAAACTGGCATGCTGAACATAGCAGAACCAATAGATGGTTCCTTAACATTATCAGAAGATTGGTGCAGTTTTCTTGACCAGTCAAGTGGTAATTCACAATGGTGGGAGTTATAG
- the LOC126713210 gene encoding mediator of RNA polymerase II transcription subunit 10b-like, producing the protein MDSSQSAVTAGTGGGGNGMMISQTNDTAATPAVDNPKQNLNHVINSIQKTLGLLHQLYLTVSSFNAASQLPLLHRLNSLVTELDNMVKLAEKCNVQIPMEVLNLIDDGKNPDEFTRDVINSCIAKNQITKGKTDAFKGLRKHLLEELEQTFPDEVDSYREIRAASAAESKRLAQAQSMLPNGDLKVKSEL; encoded by the exons ATGGATTCATCACAGAGTGCAGTAACAGCAGggactggtggtggtggcaatGGGATGATGATCTCTCAAACCAATGATACGGCAGCTACACCTGCTGTGGACAATCCAAAGCAAAACCTGAACCATGTCATCAACTCTATTCAGAAAACTTTAGGGCTTCTTCACCAGCTCTACCTTACTGTCTCTTCCTTCAATGCTGCCTCTCAGCTTCCTCTTCTCCATCGCCT CAATTCTCTTGTTACGGAGCTTGACAACATGGTTAAATTAGCTGAGAAGTGCAACGTTCAAATTCCTATGGAAGTGCTAAA ttTGATTGATGATGGAAAGAATCCAGATGAATTCACAAGGGATGTCATAAACAGCTGTATTGCCAAGAATCAGATTACCAAAGGCAAAACTGATGCCTTTAAG GGTTTACGCAAACATCTTCTGGAAGAACTTGAACAAACATTTCCTGATGAAGTTGACTCTTATAGAGAGATACGTGCAGCCTCTGCTGCT GAATCAAAGCGGCTTGCACAGGCACAAAGCATGTTACCAAATGGAGATCTGAAGGTCAAATCCGAGCTGTAG